In Rhodomicrobium lacus, the following proteins share a genomic window:
- a CDS encoding head decoration protein codes for MTVFHEGRHPGAYIVGEVEYLSRETVTFASGAVVEPGTVVARVTASEKYVPLDPSKNDGSQTADGISFGHVDASAADAVGVITERLTAVSAAELLWPAGITEAQKTAALTALRAKHIKAR; via the coding sequence ATGACTGTGTTTCATGAGGGGCGGCATCCGGGCGCCTATATCGTTGGCGAGGTCGAGTATCTCTCCCGGGAAACTGTGACGTTCGCCTCTGGCGCGGTTGTCGAGCCTGGCACCGTAGTCGCGCGCGTCACCGCCAGCGAGAAGTATGTGCCGCTCGATCCTTCCAAAAACGATGGCTCGCAGACGGCGGACGGCATCTCGTTCGGACATGTCGACGCCTCGGCCGCTGATGCCGTTGGCGTCATCACCGAGCGCCTCACGGCCGTCAGCGCCGCGGAGCTGCTTTGGCCGGCAGGCATCACGGAAGCGCAGAAGACGGCAGCGCTCACGGCGCTCAGGGCAAAGCACATCAAGGCGCGATAA
- a CDS encoding major capsid protein: MHMDIFNDDAFSAVTMTRALEDWEFKPDLIGSLNLFEDVPISTTGISVERRGNTLSIIQTSERGAELEEGVTDRRNLRTFETSRIAKGKTIKASEIQNVRAFGEESELETMIQYVARYSAKLVGDVELTWENMMLGAVQGVVYDANGAVIVDWFSEWSIAAPAEVNFALGNDDTDVEKICRGIIRKMMVASQGAWTMGTRVLALCGDNFFDKLTNHKKVRETYLNTAQAQTLNRAFGVATQSALQAGSYAVFDYGGITFVNYRGVDTFDDGAAKGTRNAIGIGKEKAKFLPVNAPGVFQKAFAPGEAFDMVNTIGRPLYQMLIRDEKRNFWVRPEVYSYPLFICTRPDMLITGKSQ, translated from the coding sequence ATGCATATGGACATTTTCAACGACGATGCGTTCTCGGCCGTCACGATGACCCGGGCGCTCGAAGACTGGGAATTCAAGCCCGATCTGATCGGCTCGCTCAACCTCTTCGAGGATGTGCCGATTTCCACCACGGGCATCTCGGTCGAGCGGCGCGGTAACACGCTGTCGATCATCCAGACGAGCGAGCGCGGCGCGGAGCTTGAGGAAGGCGTCACCGACAGGCGCAACCTCCGCACCTTCGAGACGAGCCGCATCGCCAAGGGCAAGACGATTAAGGCCTCGGAAATCCAGAACGTCCGCGCGTTCGGCGAAGAGTCCGAACTCGAAACCATGATCCAGTACGTTGCCCGGTATTCGGCGAAGCTTGTTGGTGACGTCGAGCTGACTTGGGAAAACATGATGCTCGGCGCTGTGCAGGGTGTCGTCTACGACGCCAACGGCGCGGTGATTGTCGACTGGTTCAGTGAATGGAGTATTGCCGCTCCGGCGGAAGTAAACTTCGCGCTCGGAAACGACGACACCGATGTCGAGAAGATCTGCCGCGGCATCATTCGGAAGATGATGGTCGCGAGCCAAGGCGCGTGGACGATGGGGACTCGCGTTCTCGCACTGTGTGGGGACAACTTCTTCGACAAGCTCACGAACCACAAAAAGGTTCGCGAAACCTACCTGAATACGGCGCAGGCGCAGACCCTCAACCGTGCTTTCGGCGTTGCGACGCAGTCCGCGCTGCAGGCTGGTAGCTACGCCGTGTTCGACTACGGCGGCATCACCTTCGTCAATTATCGCGGCGTCGACACCTTTGACGATGGTGCAGCGAAGGGTACGCGAAATGCCATCGGCATCGGCAAGGAAAAGGCCAAGTTCTTGCCGGTCAATGCTCCTGGCGTTTTCCAGAAAGCCTTCGCGCCAGGCGAGGCCTTCGACATGGTGAACACCATCGGGCGGCCGCTCTATCAGATGCTGATCCGCGACGAGAAGCGGAACTTCTGGGTTCGCCCCGAGGTGTACAGCTACCCGCTGTTCATCTGCACGCGCCCTGACATGCTCATCACCGGGAAGAGCCAGTAA
- a CDS encoding head-tail joining protein produces MWKGLLDDMTAAVRDTFGQAVTYTRAATGEVFDIVAPFDPAYASVEAGGSIPVTITRPVLDIRIADIGGHEPEQDDTALIGERLYRVIDAEASSSGMIKAHLRKV; encoded by the coding sequence ATGTGGAAGGGCCTTCTCGATGACATGACCGCTGCCGTGCGGGACACCTTCGGGCAGGCCGTAACCTACACGCGGGCGGCGACGGGCGAGGTCTTCGACATCGTCGCGCCGTTCGATCCAGCTTACGCGTCAGTCGAGGCGGGCGGCAGTATTCCCGTCACCATCACGCGGCCGGTGCTCGACATCCGCATCGCCGACATAGGCGGTCACGAGCCGGAGCAGGACGACACGGCGCTGATCGGGGAGCGGCTTTACCGCGTCATCGACGCCGAGGCCTCATCCTCTGGCATGATCAAAGCGCATCTGCGGAAGGTGTGA
- a CDS encoding phage baseplate assembly protein V encodes MQGFERRDAEITDLARRVSNTVLIGTISQYDHKLARYRVKAGDLETDWIPDTQARAGRTRTYEGRDKGEQVVVVSPSGDPSQGVIVGSIHTEEKQAADKGSIHRLIYPDGTVIEYDDEAKAYKMAVAKGGTFTLEIGEGVSLVATGDKLALKAPGGITLESPTLTHNGKNISFDHKHTDVMPGSGLTGAPA; translated from the coding sequence ATGCAGGGGTTTGAGCGGCGAGACGCCGAGATAACCGACCTCGCGCGGCGCGTGTCGAATACGGTGTTGATCGGCACAATCTCGCAATACGACCACAAGCTCGCCCGCTATCGCGTCAAGGCCGGCGATCTTGAAACGGATTGGATCCCAGACACCCAAGCGAGGGCCGGGCGGACGCGCACTTATGAGGGGCGAGACAAGGGCGAGCAGGTCGTTGTCGTTTCGCCTTCCGGCGACCCTTCGCAGGGCGTGATCGTCGGCAGCATCCACACCGAAGAAAAGCAGGCTGCCGACAAAGGCAGCATCCATCGGCTGATTTATCCCGACGGAACGGTCATCGAATATGACGACGAAGCGAAGGCCTACAAGATGGCGGTCGCCAAGGGCGGCACGTTCACGCTCGAAATCGGAGAAGGCGTCTCGCTTGTCGCGACTGGTGACAAGCTCGCGCTGAAGGCGCCCGGCGGCATCACGCTCGAAAGCCCGACGCTCACGCACAACGGCAAGAACATCTCCTTCGACCACAAGCACACGGACGTCATGCCGGGTAGCGGACTGACCGGGGCACCGGCATGA
- a CDS encoding GPW/gp25 family protein, producing MTGVSATTGKPLNGIDHLRQSIRDILTTRIGTRVMRRDYGSNVPNVIDSPVNDFFAVDLYIAVAEALAKWEPRFALRETAFVAKGDGVIEFTFKGIYLPDGRAVRLEGVVVK from the coding sequence ATGACAGGGGTAAGCGCCACCACGGGCAAGCCGCTGAACGGCATAGACCATCTGCGCCAGTCCATTCGTGACATCCTCACCACGCGGATCGGCACGCGCGTGATGCGCCGCGATTACGGCTCCAACGTGCCGAACGTCATCGACTCGCCGGTCAACGACTTCTTTGCCGTCGATCTCTACATCGCGGTCGCCGAGGCGTTGGCGAAGTGGGAGCCAAGGTTCGCGCTGCGAGAAACTGCATTCGTCGCCAAGGGCGACGGTGTTATCGAGTTCACCTTCAAGGGCATTTACTTGCCTGATGGGCGCGCCGTGAGGCTCGAAGGGGTGGTGGTCAAATGA
- a CDS encoding baseplate J/gp47 family protein produces MTTAIDLSRLPSPNAVEPLDYETMQALFLQRFLVVWSAARAEDPSLPSYDVAGLNSDPVVIVSQAWSYLRLLDRQRVNDAVRAVLAPTATDADLDNVVARIGVQRLVVVAATATTEAVMESDARLLARYLLAFTRPAAGSAERYIYEAMTAWPQLHHAAVIGRAVHGRRGDVDLVIAGPSGRDATDDELALVRAATNNTTVKPEATSLSVLRATRGVYDVTGTIIVPTGPDAEAVRAEAEARILAAGQARMLIGAQVPRSALEGAAYGLSVTRVDLTSPADIPADPYTIPIPGVIELSVEVAG; encoded by the coding sequence ATGACGACTGCTATTGATTTGTCGCGATTGCCATCGCCGAACGCGGTCGAGCCGCTCGATTACGAAACGATGCAGGCGTTATTTCTGCAGCGCTTCCTTGTGGTTTGGAGCGCTGCTCGCGCCGAAGACCCCTCACTGCCATCTTACGATGTAGCAGGGCTTAATTCCGACCCCGTCGTCATTGTCTCGCAAGCGTGGAGCTATCTGCGGCTGCTTGACCGCCAGCGGGTCAACGATGCCGTGCGGGCCGTGCTCGCGCCGACGGCAACGGATGCGGATCTCGACAACGTTGTGGCGCGCATCGGCGTGCAGAGGCTTGTCGTCGTGGCCGCGACCGCCACAACGGAAGCGGTCATGGAGAGCGACGCGCGGTTGCTCGCGCGCTATCTGCTCGCCTTCACGCGACCTGCTGCGGGCAGCGCGGAGCGTTACATCTATGAAGCGATGACGGCGTGGCCGCAGCTCCACCACGCGGCGGTGATCGGTCGTGCGGTGCACGGCCGGCGCGGCGATGTCGATCTCGTGATCGCGGGGCCTTCGGGGCGCGACGCGACCGACGACGAGCTCGCGCTCGTGCGCGCCGCCACGAACAACACGACCGTGAAACCCGAGGCTACCAGCCTTTCGGTGCTGCGGGCCACGCGCGGCGTCTACGATGTGACAGGCACGATCATCGTGCCGACCGGGCCTGATGCAGAGGCCGTTCGCGCCGAGGCTGAGGCGCGTATTCTTGCTGCCGGGCAGGCGCGCATGCTGATCGGGGCACAGGTGCCTCGCTCGGCACTCGAAGGTGCTGCTTACGGTCTGTCCGTCACGCGGGTGGATCTGACCTCGCCCGCCGATATCCCGGCCGATCCCTACACGATCCCGATTCCGGGCGTGATCGAGCTATCCGTCGAGGTGGCAGGATGA
- a CDS encoding phage tail protein I encodes MTGRAGAREILPGAPEPFKASLAAAMTDDLPVPIEQVPDPRTAPVHFLPWLAVHDGVRLWFPNWSEARKRRVVSESLAANFEVGARAGAVRFLSYVDGTLVDAVAYPARFVMGRAVLGRTPIGHGPFLARYLVRIRTVKPSRAFVIGRSAGGRAFLKTPDRMQRNRVLTALRAAKSPETEYRVDLAHMRPLALSDAPPLDGTHYLGQFVPRSKL; translated from the coding sequence ATGACCGGGCGTGCTGGGGCTCGCGAGATTCTGCCGGGTGCGCCGGAGCCGTTCAAGGCTTCTCTCGCGGCGGCCATGACCGACGACCTGCCGGTTCCGATCGAGCAGGTGCCCGATCCGCGGACGGCGCCGGTGCATTTTCTGCCGTGGCTCGCCGTTCATGACGGCGTGCGGCTCTGGTTTCCGAACTGGTCCGAGGCTCGCAAGAGGCGGGTCGTTTCAGAGAGTCTTGCCGCAAACTTCGAGGTCGGTGCGCGCGCAGGGGCAGTGCGCTTTCTCAGCTACGTCGACGGTACGCTCGTTGACGCCGTGGCTTATCCGGCTCGGTTCGTCATGGGGCGTGCCGTACTCGGTCGCACGCCCATCGGCCACGGGCCATTCCTCGCGCGCTATCTCGTCCGCATCCGGACGGTCAAGCCCTCTCGCGCGTTCGTGATCGGCCGTTCGGCAGGCGGGCGAGCATTTCTGAAAACGCCAGACCGCATGCAGCGCAACCGCGTGCTGACCGCGCTACGCGCCGCCAAATCGCCGGAGACAGAATACCGCGTCGACCTCGCCCATATGCGACCGCTGGCGCTGTCCGACGCCCCGCCTCTCGACGGCACCCATTATCTCGGCCAGTTCGTGCCGCGCTCAAAATTGTGA